The Methylorubrum populi genome contains a region encoding:
- a CDS encoding zinc-finger domain-containing protein: protein MADKAVPHFHNQAGMSVIAVGSKELMCIGALPPFDHPHVFLDMGSDTEIICQYCSTLFRYDPKLKPGTAEPAGCAWHDEASEETSKAA, encoded by the coding sequence ATGGCTGACAAGGCGGTTCCCCACTTCCACAACCAAGCCGGCATGAGCGTGATCGCGGTGGGCTCGAAGGAGCTCATGTGCATCGGCGCGCTGCCGCCCTTCGATCACCCGCACGTCTTCCTCGACATGGGCAGCGACACCGAGATCATCTGCCAGTACTGCTCGACCCTGTTCCGCTACGATCCGAAGCTGAAGCCGGGCACGGCGGAGCCGGCCGGGTGCGCGTGGCACGACGAGGCGTCCGAAGAGACCTCCAAGGCGGCCTGA
- a CDS encoding FAD-dependent oxidoreductase, translating to MAALSIVIVGAGIGGLTAALALADAGHAITLIERRTGFSEVGAGLQLSPNASAVLIGLGLGAALRRAGDEPPGVTVRALATGRVIGGIRLGPGLRERHGAPYYVLHRADLQTILLDAVRGRPGIRLCVGREVSDLTEREDGVGLTMKSVAGDRSETLNADLVVGADGVRSNLRRRFDGRPLQLHRQAAWRAVIPREAAPETLQGSETGLWLGRGRHVVHYPINGGRRLNVVAIAPERDGDEDWGRLGDPAALRGHFPDAAPPLMALLGLPDTWVVWSLVDRPAARPMARGRIALLGDAAHPVLPFLAQGAALAIEDAAVLASSLAAHAAVPEALAAYAAARQPRVRAVQRAARRNGRFYHAGRLIGLARDTAMRRLGPEGMSARYAWVYGWHPPA from the coding sequence GTGGCGGCGCTCTCCATCGTCATCGTCGGCGCGGGCATCGGCGGGCTCACCGCCGCCCTGGCGCTCGCCGATGCGGGGCATGCGATCACGCTGATCGAGCGCCGCACCGGTTTCTCCGAGGTCGGGGCCGGGCTCCAGCTCTCGCCGAACGCCAGCGCCGTGCTGATCGGCCTCGGCCTCGGGGCGGCCCTGCGCCGGGCCGGCGACGAGCCGCCGGGCGTCACCGTGCGGGCGCTCGCCACCGGCCGCGTCATCGGCGGCATCCGGCTGGGCCCGGGCCTGCGCGAGCGCCACGGCGCGCCCTATTACGTGCTGCACCGGGCCGACCTTCAGACCATCCTGCTCGATGCCGTGCGCGGGCGTCCCGGCATCCGCCTCTGCGTCGGGCGCGAGGTCTCGGATCTCACCGAGCGCGAGGACGGCGTCGGCCTGACGATGAAGAGCGTCGCCGGCGACCGCAGCGAGACCTTGAACGCCGATCTCGTCGTCGGTGCGGACGGCGTGCGCTCGAACCTGCGCCGACGTTTCGACGGGCGCCCCTTGCAACTCCATCGGCAGGCGGCGTGGCGGGCGGTGATCCCGCGGGAGGCGGCGCCGGAGACCCTTCAGGGCAGCGAAACCGGCCTGTGGCTGGGACGCGGGCGCCACGTCGTCCACTACCCGATCAACGGCGGCAGGCGGCTCAACGTCGTGGCGATCGCGCCCGAGCGCGACGGCGACGAGGATTGGGGCCGTCTCGGCGACCCGGCGGCCCTGCGCGGCCATTTTCCGGACGCGGCCCCCCCGCTGATGGCGCTGCTCGGCCTGCCCGATACCTGGGTGGTGTGGTCTCTGGTGGACCGCCCGGCGGCGCGGCCGATGGCGCGGGGCCGGATCGCCCTGCTCGGCGACGCCGCCCACCCGGTGCTGCCCTTCCTGGCCCAGGGTGCGGCGCTCGCCATCGAGGACGCCGCGGTGCTGGCGTCGAGCCTCGCGGCCCACGCCGCCGTTCCGGAGGCGCTGGCCGCCTACGCCGCGGCACGCCAGCCCCGGGTCCGCGCGGTGCAGCGCGCCGCCCGCCGCAACGGCCGCTTCTACCACGCCGGCCGCCTGATCGGCCTGGCCCGGGACACGGCGATGCGGCGCCTGGGGCCCGAGGGCATGAGTGCGCGCTACGCCTGGGTCTACGGCTGGCACCCGCCCGCTTGA